AGTAAATTTAATTTCTGAATTTGATGAAACAACGTTTGCAATTCTGAAGCACAACAATGCTTGTGGCTTGGCTTCGCGAGAAAAACTTATGGATGCCTGGAAAGATGCCCTTGCCGGAGATCCTATTTCTGCATTTGGCGGAATATTAATCACAAACCAAGAAATAGACTACGAAACTGCTCAAGAAATAAACAAACTGTTTTGCGAACTAGTAATTGCTCCTAAATATGATGAGCAGGCACTCGAAATTTTAAAAAGTAAAAAAAATAGGATTATTTTAATTCAAAAAAACACAGAACTTCCTAAAACTCAATTCAAATCGGTTTTGAATGGAACCTTATTTCAAGACAGAGATTTGAAGATGGAAACTCCTGATGACTTGCAAGTTGTTACTGAAGTTTCTCCGCCCAATTCAAGAATTGAAGATTTATTGTTTGCCAATAAAATTGTTAAACATTCAAAATCGAATACTATAGTTCTTGCTAAAAACAAGCAATTGGTTGCCAGCGGAATAGGGCAAACTTCAAGAATTGACTCACTAAAACAGGCTATCGTAAAAGCCAAGCAATTCAAATTTGATTTGAATGATTCCGTAATGGCATCAGATGCCTTTTTCCCATTTTCAGATTCGGTAGAAATTGCACATTCAGAAAATATCATGCATATAATTCAACCCGGTGGCTCAATCAGAGATAAAGACTCAGTTGAATTTTGCAATAAAAATAAAATGACCATGGTTTTCACAGGAACTCGACATTTCAGACATTAAAATTTGACTGAATAAATTTAAAACATAAAACAAATAAAAATTAACAATATAATTAAATGGGATTATTTTCATTTTTAAATCAAGAAATTGCGATTGATTTAGGCACAGCAAACACCCTCATAATTCACAACGACAAAATTGTGGTTGACGAGCCATCGATAGTAGCACTTGACAGAGCAACAGGAAAACTGATAGCTATAGGCGAAAAAGCACAACAAATGCACGGTAAAACTCATGAAAA
The Bacteroidota bacterium DNA segment above includes these coding regions:
- the purH gene encoding bifunctional phosphoribosylaminoimidazolecarboxamide formyltransferase/IMP cyclohydrolase → MNNLKDIKTALVSVYHKENLEKIVRKLDELNIKIISTGGTKSFIEELNIEVKAVEDLTSYPSILGGRVKTLHPKVFGGILARRDNENDAEQIEQYEIPEIDLIIVDLYPFEETVLQTTDEQEIIEKIDIGGISLIRAAAKNYKDVLIVSSRNQYEDLFSLLEKNHGQTSLTERKLFAKEAFNISSHYDSAIFNYFDEGEFSSFKKSFSQSRKLRYGENPHQKGLFFGDFDNFFEQIHGKEISYNNLLDIDAAVNLISEFDETTFAILKHNNACGLASREKLMDAWKDALAGDPISAFGGILITNQEIDYETAQEINKLFCELVIAPKYDEQALEILKSKKNRIILIQKNTELPKTQFKSVLNGTLFQDRDLKMETPDDLQVVTEVSPPNSRIEDLLFANKIVKHSKSNTIVLAKNKQLVASGIGQTSRIDSLKQAIVKAKQFKFDLNDSVMASDAFFPFSDSVEIAHSENIMHIIQPGGSIRDKDSVEFCNKNKMTMVFTGTRHFRH